Proteins encoded by one window of Nitrincola iocasae:
- the metK gene encoding methionine adenosyltransferase: MSEYTLFTSESVSEGHPDKIADQISDAVLDAIIARDKHARVACETLVKTGVAIVAGEISTSAWVDLEYLVRNVINTIGYTSSLVGYDGATCGVINLIGKQSMDIAQGVDRSKPEDQGAGDQGLMFGYATNETESLMPAPIHYAHRLVERQAELRKSGMLPWLRPDAKSQVTFRYDDTGKPCGVDAVVLSTQHDPEINQEDLRRMVQREIIEAVIPAQWLSDTTRYHINPTGKFVIGGPVGDCGLTGRKIIVDTYGGMARHGGGAFSGKDPSKVDRSAAYAGRYVAKNIVAAGLADRCEIQVSYAIGVAEPTSVSVNTFGTGKISDEQIIELILREFDLRPYAITTMLDLLHPMYQMTAAYGHFGREPFEASYEWIDQDGQKQTETFTAFPWEKIDRADVLRQAAGL; the protein is encoded by the coding sequence ATGAGCGAATACACCCTCTTCACCTCTGAATCCGTTTCTGAAGGTCACCCGGACAAAATAGCCGATCAGATCTCAGATGCGGTACTGGACGCCATTATCGCACGCGACAAACACGCGCGAGTAGCCTGTGAAACACTGGTTAAAACCGGCGTTGCCATAGTGGCAGGTGAGATCTCTACCTCAGCCTGGGTCGATCTGGAGTATCTGGTACGCAATGTCATCAATACCATAGGTTATACCTCCTCATTGGTGGGCTATGATGGCGCGACCTGTGGTGTGATCAATTTGATCGGAAAACAAAGCATGGATATTGCCCAAGGGGTCGATCGCAGCAAACCCGAAGATCAGGGTGCTGGCGATCAGGGGCTGATGTTTGGCTATGCCACCAATGAAACCGAATCCTTAATGCCAGCTCCCATTCACTATGCTCACCGACTGGTGGAACGCCAGGCCGAACTGCGCAAAAGCGGCATGCTGCCCTGGCTGCGTCCAGATGCGAAGAGCCAGGTCACCTTCCGCTATGACGATACGGGCAAACCCTGTGGCGTTGACGCCGTCGTACTCTCAACCCAGCATGATCCGGAGATCAATCAGGAAGATTTGCGCCGCATGGTGCAGCGAGAAATCATTGAAGCAGTCATCCCGGCACAATGGCTGTCAGACACAACCCGCTACCATATCAATCCAACCGGCAAATTTGTCATCGGCGGTCCGGTAGGCGATTGTGGACTGACCGGGCGCAAAATCATTGTCGATACCTATGGCGGCATGGCGCGTCACGGCGGCGGTGCTTTCTCTGGTAAAGATCCATCAAAAGTCGATCGTTCAGCCGCTTATGCCGGTCGCTATGTTGCCAAGAATATTGTGGCAGCTGGCCTTGCTGATCGTTGCGAAATCCAGGTGTCCTATGCCATAGGTGTTGCCGAACCCACCTCTGTGTCAGTCAACACCTTTGGCACCGGCAAGATTAGTGATGAACAGATTATTGAACTGATTCTTCGCGAGTTTGACCTACGCCCTTATGCCATCACCACCATGCTGGACCTGCTGCATCCGATGTACCAGATGACCGCGGCTTATGGACACTTTGGCCGTGAGCCTTTTGAAGCCAGCTATGAGTGGATTGACCAGGATGGGCAGAAACAGACAGAAACCTTTACGGCTTTCCCTTGGGAAAAAATTGATCGGGCTGACGTACTCCGACAGGCCGCAGGTCTCTGA
- a CDS encoding 16S rRNA (uracil(1498)-N(3))-methyltransferase, with protein MMRVPRFYEAQPLAGLAELTLSDSSFQHAGKALRLREGDRLSLFNGDGYEYDALVSTADKRSMQVSITATRRANTESALNIEIGQALSRGERMDYAVQKATEMGCQTLTPLFTERCEVKLTAERQDKRQRHWQQVAISACEQSLRNRLPEIATPQSLQTWLETCQAEVKLVLHHHSATALTTMQPPTSVALLIGPEGGLTEAEVAQAMEQGFQPLAFGPRVMRTETAPVAACAVLQYLWGDLG; from the coding sequence ATGATGAGAGTACCACGCTTTTACGAGGCTCAACCGTTGGCGGGCCTCGCCGAGCTAACCCTGAGTGACAGCAGCTTTCAGCATGCAGGTAAAGCCTTGCGCCTGCGTGAAGGAGACCGGCTCAGCCTGTTCAATGGTGATGGCTATGAATATGACGCGTTGGTAAGCACTGCCGATAAACGCAGCATGCAAGTCAGTATCACCGCCACACGCCGCGCAAACACCGAGTCAGCACTTAACATCGAGATAGGCCAAGCGCTTTCCCGAGGCGAACGCATGGATTATGCGGTACAAAAAGCAACTGAAATGGGCTGTCAAACCCTCACACCGCTGTTTACTGAGCGTTGTGAAGTCAAACTCACAGCGGAGCGGCAAGACAAACGTCAACGTCACTGGCAACAGGTTGCCATCAGTGCCTGTGAGCAATCGTTACGCAACCGCTTGCCTGAAATCGCCACACCTCAGTCGCTACAAACATGGCTTGAAACCTGTCAAGCAGAGGTTAAGCTGGTATTACACCATCACAGCGCCACTGCGTTGACAACAATGCAGCCACCGACATCTGTTGCGCTGCTAATTGGCCCCGAAGGGGGGTTAACCGAAGCCGAAGTCGCACAGGCAATGGAACAAGGCTTCCAGCCCCTGGCATTCGGACCACGGGTGATGCGCACGGAAACAGCCCCGGTGGCGGCCTGCGCAGTTTTACAGTATCTCTGGGGTGATCTAGGTTAA
- the gshB gene encoding glutathione synthase yields the protein MSIKIGIVMDPIEAISYKKDSSLAMLWAAQCKGWEIWYMEQSDLSLVQGQAMGRMAPLQVAMNPEQWFSRGDYQQQPLSTLNAILMRKDPPFDSEFLYSTQLLALAEQQGTLIVNRTQGLRDYNEKLFATHFPQCCPPVLVSRRDDALRAFHNEHQDVIFKPLDGMGGASIFRVREDGLNLGVIIETLTAHGTQMCMVQKYLPEISAGDKRILMIDGEPLPYALARIPSAGETRGNLAAGGRGEARPLSDRDRWICGQVGPTLKAQGLLFVGLDVIGDYLTEINVTSPTCIRELDTQCDLDIGMQLMNKLEQILAEQ from the coding sequence ATGAGCATTAAAATCGGTATCGTCATGGATCCCATTGAGGCGATCAGCTACAAGAAAGACTCCAGCCTGGCGATGCTCTGGGCCGCACAATGCAAAGGCTGGGAAATCTGGTACATGGAACAGTCCGATCTCAGCCTGGTTCAGGGTCAGGCAATGGGACGCATGGCACCGCTACAAGTCGCCATGAATCCAGAGCAATGGTTCAGTCGCGGTGACTATCAACAGCAACCACTCAGCACGCTCAATGCTATCCTGATGCGCAAGGATCCACCCTTTGATAGTGAATTCCTCTATTCAACGCAGCTACTGGCGCTGGCTGAGCAGCAAGGCACCCTGATCGTCAACCGCACTCAGGGCCTGCGGGATTACAATGAGAAGCTCTTCGCCACCCATTTTCCGCAATGCTGCCCACCGGTATTGGTATCACGTCGCGACGACGCATTACGCGCCTTTCATAATGAGCATCAGGATGTGATTTTCAAACCGCTGGATGGCATGGGCGGCGCGTCGATCTTCCGGGTACGTGAGGATGGCCTGAACCTGGGGGTAATTATTGAAACCTTAACCGCACACGGCACTCAAATGTGCATGGTCCAGAAGTATCTACCAGAGATCAGTGCCGGTGACAAACGCATTCTCATGATCGATGGTGAGCCGCTACCTTACGCCCTGGCTCGCATACCTTCAGCCGGGGAAACGCGTGGCAACCTGGCTGCTGGCGGCCGCGGTGAAGCCCGGCCACTGAGTGATCGTGATCGCTGGATTTGTGGACAGGTTGGTCCAACACTGAAAGCACAGGGGCTATTGTTTGTTGGCCTGGATGTCATAGGTGACTATCTCACAGAGATCAATGTCACCAGCCCGACCTGCATACGTGAACTGGACACTCAGTGTGACCTGGATATCGGTATGCAGCTAATGAACAAGCTAGAGCAAATCCTTGCTGAACAATGA
- a CDS encoding energy transducer TonB, which yields MTPDQRHSWYKTAADRFGLNLFLALALHGFLILAISFKLPETPPPQQTLDITLVQQASETPPEDADFFAQADQLGSGESDEKLLPSVTEESILEDEVVAEQAPMPQPLPIPDPQPEVAEPTPVTPEPAEPETATPEQTGAEQTPVVTQAPAPEQAPAQQQRQPASQPQPTAGQSGSLMARSMEIASIQAQLSAQQQTQARKPRVRRLTSSPSSMAHDDAIYLDNWRRRIETVGNMNYPEEARRNDINGSLRLLVGILPDGSVTDIEVLQSSGHAVLDNAAIRIVQMASPFQPFTNEMRRNTDRLEIIRTWKFEKRASVY from the coding sequence GTGACGCCGGATCAACGCCACTCCTGGTATAAAACCGCGGCAGATCGCTTTGGCCTTAACCTGTTTCTGGCCCTGGCGCTGCACGGTTTTTTGATTCTGGCCATTAGCTTTAAACTCCCGGAAACACCGCCACCGCAACAAACGCTCGATATCACTCTGGTCCAGCAAGCCAGTGAGACGCCGCCGGAAGACGCCGATTTTTTTGCCCAGGCTGATCAGCTCGGCAGTGGTGAGAGCGATGAAAAACTGCTGCCCAGTGTCACCGAAGAATCCATTCTGGAAGATGAAGTGGTAGCAGAACAAGCACCCATGCCGCAGCCACTCCCTATACCAGACCCCCAACCAGAAGTAGCTGAACCAACTCCGGTTACGCCTGAGCCCGCGGAGCCGGAAACAGCGACTCCCGAACAAACTGGAGCTGAGCAAACCCCGGTAGTAACCCAGGCGCCAGCGCCAGAACAAGCACCGGCACAACAGCAGCGCCAACCCGCCAGCCAACCACAACCCACAGCGGGCCAATCAGGCTCATTGATGGCCCGCAGCATGGAAATCGCCAGTATTCAGGCACAACTCTCCGCTCAGCAACAAACGCAAGCGCGAAAACCCAGAGTACGCCGACTCACATCATCGCCCTCTTCAATGGCGCATGATGATGCCATTTATCTGGATAACTGGCGCCGACGCATCGAAACCGTTGGCAATATGAACTATCCGGAAGAAGCCCGCCGTAATGATATCAACGGCAGCTTGCGGTTACTGGTAGGGATACTGCCAGATGGCAGTGTGACTGATATTGAAGTATTACAGTCTTCAGGCCATGCTGTATTAGATAATGCGGCCATACGTATTGTGCAAATGGCTTCCCCCTTCCAGCCCTTCACCAATGAAATGCGTCGAAATACGGATCGTCTTGAAATAATTCGTACCTGGAAGTTTGAGAAACGCGCCAGTGTGTACTAA
- a CDS encoding YqgE/AlgH family protein: MTDSTSLRDQFLISMPHLDDRHFSRTLTYICDHSEYGAMGIIINRPAGILVHDLFDHIQLDYTQVAIDPMPVFKGGPIHPDRGFVLHGDDGRRWLSSHSVTNEIQLTTSMDILEAMAVGEGPKDCLVALGYAGWSPGQLEHEIYENTWLSCPANSDIMFRLPAEERLQAAAASLGVNLQLLTTHAGHA; encoded by the coding sequence ATGACCGATTCAACTTCATTGCGCGATCAGTTTCTCATCTCCATGCCGCATCTGGATGATCGCCATTTCTCCCGCACGCTGACGTATATCTGTGACCACAGTGAATATGGCGCCATGGGCATTATCATTAACCGCCCGGCTGGCATTCTGGTGCATGACCTGTTCGATCATATCCAGTTAGACTACACCCAGGTAGCTATCGACCCTATGCCGGTATTCAAGGGCGGGCCCATCCATCCTGATCGGGGCTTTGTGTTACATGGCGATGATGGACGACGCTGGTTATCCAGCCACTCGGTTACCAATGAAATTCAATTGACTACCTCCATGGATATTCTTGAAGCCATGGCCGTGGGTGAAGGTCCGAAAGACTGCCTGGTCGCGCTTGGCTATGCGGGCTGGAGCCCGGGGCAACTGGAACATGAGATATATGAAAACACCTGGTTAAGCTGCCCGGCAAATTCAGATATAATGTTTCGGTTACCAGCTGAGGAGCGACTTCAGGCAGCTGCGGCATCACTGGGCGTCAACCTTCAACTTCTGACGACTCATGCCGGACATGCCTGA
- the ruvX gene encoding Holliday junction resolvase RuvX, whose translation MQSSFKTALGFDFGTGRIGVAAGQTVTATAKPLNTVNARDGIPDWEALATLIETWQPDCLVVGIPVNMDGSISEMARRARKFANRIHERFGHPCFLMDERLTTREAKQIHYAAGGGSNFRKEPVDSIAARLILEDWFSTTQLIPSHTPLETLYGIGQPER comes from the coding sequence ATGCAGTCATCTTTTAAAACGGCACTGGGTTTTGATTTTGGCACAGGGCGCATCGGCGTTGCAGCCGGACAAACCGTGACCGCCACTGCAAAACCACTGAACACGGTCAATGCCCGCGATGGCATACCCGACTGGGAGGCTCTGGCGACCCTCATTGAAACCTGGCAGCCTGACTGTCTTGTCGTCGGTATACCTGTCAATATGGATGGCAGCATCAGTGAGATGGCCCGCAGGGCACGCAAATTTGCAAACCGCATACATGAACGCTTTGGTCACCCCTGCTTCCTTATGGATGAACGTCTCACCACCCGGGAAGCCAAACAGATCCATTATGCGGCGGGCGGCGGTAGTAATTTTCGCAAGGAACCTGTCGACAGCATTGCCGCGCGTCTGATTCTGGAAGACTGGTTTTCCACCACCCAACTCATTCCCAGCCACACCCCACTGGAGACCCTTTATGGTATCGGGCAACCTGAACGTTGA